The Nitrospirota bacterium genome includes a window with the following:
- a CDS encoding cytochrome c3 family protein, producing the protein MSTTTRRIITSSIVFSAIFFFVLSALELPLSAKVTGPCANCHTMHNSQNGSPVARTGTGTGWNGSNQLAGGTVQTTPLGTLLTTDCVGCHTSTGSAPIVSLAGNDVPIVYNMTAPSTTLAGGNFHWVAQGGAENHKKGHNVFNIAPQDLNLNSAPGANPAACGDSTCHTTLAVSPGTNNYDRGGCQGCHVFTYHHENNNNTMSGVYRYLKGHGSSPTFPPLPSARRNITSFPDYVKGIGDSDWEYTKSAADHNFYNGSNAVYTSNGAGLTNQKTVSAFCAGCHSVFHDEMGSGSPWLRHPSDKFLPQTGEYGGYNPVTSYSTEAPVAWTNPATPARAEAVVMCLSCHRAHGSDQPDMLRWDYSAMNAGNGGAAAGKGCFTCHTGKD; encoded by the coding sequence ATGAGCACTACTACCCGCAGAATCATCACCTCTTCTATTGTATTTTCGGCAATCTTCTTTTTCGTCTTGTCTGCTCTGGAGCTGCCGCTTTCCGCAAAAGTGACCGGCCCCTGCGCCAACTGCCATACCATGCACAACAGCCAGAACGGCAGCCCCGTGGCGAGGACTGGAACAGGGACCGGGTGGAATGGATCGAATCAGCTCGCCGGCGGTACAGTGCAGACTACGCCGTTGGGCACACTATTGACAACCGACTGCGTCGGCTGCCACACATCGACCGGCAGTGCCCCTATAGTCAGTCTGGCGGGGAACGATGTTCCGATTGTCTATAATATGACAGCTCCGTCAACAACTCTCGCCGGCGGGAATTTTCATTGGGTTGCGCAGGGAGGTGCGGAGAATCACAAAAAAGGCCATAATGTTTTTAATATAGCTCCTCAAGACCTCAACCTGAATTCTGCACCTGGAGCGAATCCGGCGGCTTGCGGCGATAGCACCTGTCATACCACTTTAGCTGTTTCCCCTGGTACTAATAACTACGATAGAGGCGGATGTCAGGGGTGCCATGTGTTTACCTACCACCATGAAAACAACAATAACACCATGAGCGGTGTTTACCGGTATTTAAAAGGGCATGGCTCGTCGCCGACCTTTCCTCCCTTGCCATCGGCTCGCCGAAACATCACCAGCTTTCCAGATTATGTAAAAGGCATAGGAGATTCGGACTGGGAGTATACCAAATCCGCAGCCGACCACAATTTTTACAATGGGTCCAATGCAGTATATACGAGTAACGGAGCCGGCCTTACAAACCAAAAGACGGTCTCGGCATTCTGCGCAGGCTGCCACAGCGTATTCCATGATGAAATGGGGAGCGGCAGCCCGTGGTTGCGGCATCCGAGCGATAAGTTCTTGCCGCAGACAGGCGAGTATGGAGGATATAATCCTGTAACCAGTTACAGCACAGAAGCGCCGGTTGCATGGACAAATCCGGCTACACCCGCGAGGGCGGAAGCCGTAGTCATGTGCCTCTCGTGCCACAGGGCACACGGCTCTGACCAGCCCGATATGCTGAGATGGGACTACTCAGCTATGAACGCAGGCAACGGCGGCGCCGCAGCCGGCAAAGGATGCTTCACCTGCCACACCGGCAAAGACTGA